The sequence TCCTCCCGAGCATCGATCTCTCCGCGACGGGGGTGGGCCTGCGGCTCTACAGCTTCCGCGATCTGGTCTGCCTCAAGGTGATCGCCGCGCTCAGGAACGAAGCGAAGGTGCCGCTCTCCGAGCTCCGGCGCGCGAAGGAGCGCCTGCGCCATCTCGGCGACGACCTCTGGGCGAAGACGACGCTCTTCGTGCTCGGCCGGCGCGTCGTCTTCAGGCACGACGGTAACGACGCGCTCGAGGAGGCGAGCACCGGACAGCGGGTGCTGGAGATCCCGCTGCGCGTGGTGACCGGCGATATGGAGCGCGCCGTGCGAAGCCTGCGCCGGCGCGAGAGCAGCGATGTCGGGCGCATCGAGCGCAAGCGCCACGTCGCGCAGAACCAGCCGGTCGTCGCCGGAACCCGAATTCCCGTCCGCGCCGTAAAGGATTTTCACGAGGCCGGCTACGCCGTCTCGGAAATCCGGGAGCA comes from Salinarimonas sp. and encodes:
- a CDS encoding DUF433 domain-containing protein, translated to MSAHSTVISGFTEEQVTRLTGVSRRQMRYWAVDGFFLPSIDLSATGVGLRLYSFRDLVCLKVIAALRNEAKVPLSELRRAKERLRHLGDDLWAKTTLFVLGRRVVFRHDGNDALEEASTGQRVLEIPLRVVTGDMERAVRSLRRRESSDVGRIERKRHVAQNQPVVAGTRIPVRAVKDFHEAGYAVSEIREQYPTLTEEDVIAAIGYGEVA